In Ascaphus truei isolate aAscTru1 chromosome 2, aAscTru1.hap1, whole genome shotgun sequence, the genomic stretch aacatttccaaaacttcacgtgtacaagaacatagttgaaagtttggaaacaacacagtcttcagcatacatacaatagtaattagataatctgaagtcaacaaaacaaggccaaagacatattttctgaattataacatttattttttttgttccttttgcgagcgagtaacaggcctgcttgttgtctcttgaattttcctttttcttttgccaccaactttaggcacaacagagccactttgagtggcctctggcacttcacgggcagggcttgtggccagtgactgttcacctacggggcttgtggccagtgactcacctacagggcttgtggccagtgactcacctacagggcttttgggcagtgattcacctacagggcttttgggcagcgattcacctacagggcttttgggcagcgattcacctacagggcttttgggcagcgactcacctacagggcttttgggcagcgactcacctacagggcttttgggcagcgactcacctacagggcttttgggtagtgactgttcacggacagggcttgtgcccagtgacacatgtgagcaagttggtagacactgcacaagtgatggttggtctgtttcatgtgtgtcttgttttgtttttgtcgcctcctttgtaggtgtctgctgctgaatttgtacagatggcagcggtaggatgtcatc encodes the following:
- the LOC142488785 gene encoding uncharacterized protein LOC142488785, whose amino-acid sequence is MEQVSSPGSASSTLLEEHHGDEDDEYDEDDATEETEIQSCDHEEVPIETVVPPNRPSTSTYDAIVASEGKIVDAENRRHSDMMTVLERMIGLQEETVSQLAHLHRVFIEVPKQLQKINTSFEALVVQQTQANYWRMTNVPQFNTSQPGSVHAGQFSPHSSDIHSPGPNVTGQVADIAVQVPDDILPLPSVQIQQQTPTKEATKTKQDTHETDQPSLVQCLPTCSHVSLGTSPVREQSLPKSPVGESLPKSPVGESLPKSPVGESLPKSPVGESLPKSPVGESLPKSPVGESLPKSPVGESLATSPVGESLATSPVGEQSLATSPAREVPEATQSGSVVPKVGGKRKRKIQETTSRPVTRSQKEQKK